The proteins below are encoded in one region of Gemmatimonadota bacterium:
- a CDS encoding FAD-dependent oxidoreductase, giving the protein MLTHREKKRDIPIVEDVDVVVCGGGPAGIAAAIACARQGARTRLIELHGSLGGVWTTGALSWIIDSADKPGIMAEITSRLDARDARRLRAQGGKNYAYDVEEMKLLLDEMCVEAGVEIRLLTRVVGAARDSENRLSVVITESKSGREAWHARAFVDATGDGDLGALCGCGFDVGHPETGDVQPMSLMALIMGLQFDQIEPYVGGSMAEPKQRLSALMEEIGISPSYGHPTLFRIRDNLFALMANHQYGVKCDDANAITEAMIRARREIHTQVAALRAHGGVWSDMRVVATGAQIGVREGRRIHGRYEVTGKDLLRGARFEDAVCRVTMGIDVHSTDPKKTKIVEAKPHRSQPYDIPLRALIARDVDGLLMAGRCISGDFIAHSSYRVTGNAVAMGQAAGVCAANAALSDRLPHEVPWCEVKAALDTINGAVCSS; this is encoded by the coding sequence GTGTTGACTCATAGAGAAAAAAAAAGAGACATTCCGATTGTGGAAGATGTGGATGTGGTCGTTTGTGGCGGGGGTCCGGCTGGTATTGCCGCTGCGATTGCGTGTGCGCGGCAGGGTGCCAGGACGCGGCTGATCGAGTTGCACGGTAGCCTGGGGGGGGTGTGGACGACGGGTGCGTTGAGTTGGATTATCGATTCGGCGGATAAGCCCGGCATTATGGCGGAGATTACATCTCGGCTCGATGCGCGGGATGCGCGCAGGCTTCGCGCTCAGGGTGGAAAGAATTACGCGTATGATGTCGAAGAGATGAAGTTGCTTCTCGACGAGATGTGTGTCGAGGCAGGTGTTGAGATTCGGCTGTTGACGCGCGTGGTTGGTGCAGCGCGGGATAGCGAGAACAGGCTTTCGGTCGTGATTACGGAGTCCAAAAGTGGACGAGAAGCCTGGCATGCGAGGGCTTTTGTCGATGCGACTGGCGATGGTGATCTGGGGGCGCTTTGCGGATGTGGGTTTGATGTCGGTCATCCGGAGACCGGGGATGTCCAGCCGATGAGTCTGATGGCGTTGATTATGGGGTTGCAGTTCGATCAGATCGAACCCTACGTGGGTGGGTCTATGGCAGAGCCAAAGCAGAGGCTGAGCGCGCTGATGGAAGAGATCGGCATTTCGCCTTCGTATGGTCATCCGACATTATTTCGCATCAGGGACAATTTGTTCGCGCTTATGGCGAACCACCAGTACGGCGTGAAATGCGACGATGCCAATGCGATTACAGAGGCGATGATTCGCGCGCGTCGAGAGATTCATACACAGGTGGCTGCTTTGCGGGCGCACGGCGGTGTGTGGTCGGATATGCGCGTGGTGGCAACGGGCGCGCAGATTGGTGTTCGGGAGGGACGGCGGATTCACGGACGGTATGAGGTGACGGGGAAGGACCTTCTGCGGGGTGCGCGGTTTGAGGATGCAGTTTGCAGGGTTACAATGGGGATTGACGTGCATTCGACAGATCCGAAAAAAACGAAGATTGTGGAGGCGAAGCCGCACCGGTCACAGCCCTATGATATTCCACTCAGGGCGCTGATTGCGCGGGATGTCGATGGCTTGCTGATGGCGGGGCGTTGCATTAGTGGTGATTTTATAGCGCATTCGAGCTATCGGGTGACTGGAAATGCCGTGGCAATGGGACAGGCTGCTGGTGTTTGTGCAGCCAATGCCGCTCTGTCGGATAGGTTGCCCCATGAGGTTCCGTGGTGTGAGGTGAAAGCGGCTCTTGATACTATCAATGGTGCTGTTTGTAGTAGTTGA